A single region of the Garra rufa chromosome 20, GarRuf1.0, whole genome shotgun sequence genome encodes:
- the phf20a gene encoding PHD finger protein 20: MSKTPPNRRGIKFEVGGAVEARDSLKNWYAANIEKIDYENEKVLIHYRQWSHRYDEWFDWASPYLRPMERVQLRREGRQEDSFIPGFHVNDKVLASWSDCRFYPAKVLAVNKDASYTVKFYDGVVQTVKGIHVKPFTKERRKKLTARNGEKPIVKKTETDKKMQEENEVSGDKQVPVEEEDEISDLDGEEGEQNNSNGNGICHEMEDINVKEENEERVLEQVGQHNYSKSFLKKVSGPKEREEETAVKMEDSVVFDSGLNFNEGMGKRNEAEEAEVQVKQKEEEIKGQGLPHDRKSRKQRIRRKRRLSKARRSSKKSKTDSEKSFHNDSTNQSKGPDPLHLTQSSNGTAVPKAQCQSETFKPTAVRKQAFHNPNRFSREPLYRVIRNQPPPVLSINLDHNPYKCGAPGCAKSFRKAKLLHYHMKYYHGDDRLMELEQTRAMDKHATLNNQDSSKKRCITSHECAQMTVKRRPVAPPVVSAHNYQRWPSLKDKTRENQLDSNMHSLNKERERRFMEMEGVKERDRTKEKQTRDFLRIKFKEKKKMRKTTSDEDSISDWSSDSCGWSEDEMGADLDVIASPLSCSSVASTTGSQETVRCVCEVEEENDFMLQCEECLYWQHGTCMGLLEENVPERYACFICRDSPGQIRGQRQSLRYWYDRDWLSTGHMYGLSFLENYSHQNGKKIAATHQLLGDVQHVVEVLNGLQLKISVLQSQSHPDLKLWQQPWKLTEKSRMKSMALPETKTVSASASLEAIHHKEPFSSSFQDYISSEHCYQKPQTLYQVLEPRLVLKTRVESVLEDRLHNETTLKNEQHYNGEIQPALLKTSSSQLFNHSMDVGEKCEAGADGGGVKGGAQQQQWRINLLDHIETVQEEVTHRMDFIERELDVLENWLDCTGELEPPEPLDRLPELKHSIKQLLNEMGKVQQIALTCAT, encoded by the exons ATGAGCAAAACTCCTCCGAACAGACGAGGAATTAAGTTTGAGGTGGGCGGTGCTGTTGAAGCACGAGACAGTCTGAAGAACTG GTATGCTGCCAACATTGAGAAGATTGATTATGAGAACGAGAAGGTCTTAATCCACTATCGCCAGTGGAGCCATCGCTATGATGAGTGGTTTGACTGGGCCAGTCCGTATCTAAGACCCATGGAGAGGGTTCAGCTGAGGAGAGAGGGACGGCAGGAAGACAGCTTTATTCCT GGATTTCATGTGAATGACAAAGTTCTTGCCAGCTGGTCCGATTGTCGATTTTATCCTGCAAAAGTCTTGGCGGTCAATAAAGATG CGTCCTACACTGTCAAGTTCTATGATGGTGTCGTCCAAACAGTCAAAGGAATCCATGTGAAGCCCTTCACCAAAGAG AGAAGAAAGAAACTAACTGCTAGAAATGGAGAAAAGCCCATTGTAAAAAAGACCGAGACGGACAAGAAAATGCAGGAGGAGAATGAGGTCAGTGGTGATAAACAAGTTCCTGTGGAAGAGGAGGATGAGATCTCAGACTTGGATGGAGAAGAAGGTGAACAGAATAATAGCAATGGGAATGGCATATGTCATGAAATGGAAGATATAAACGTAAAGGAGGAAAATGAGGAGAGAGTCTTAGAGCAAGTAGGGCAGCACAACTACAGTAAGTCATTTTTGAAGAAGGTCTCAGGGCCTAAGGAAAGAGAAGAGGAGACTGCAGTGAAGATGGAGGACTCTGTGGTGTTTGACTCGGGTTTGAACTTTAATGAGGGGATGGGAAAGAGAAATGAAGCAGAGGAAGCAGAAGTCCAGGTGAAACAAAAAGAAGAGGAAATCAAAGGACAAGGTCTTCCTCATGACAGAAAATCGCGGAAGCAGCGCATAAGAA GGAAGAGGAGACTTTCAAAGGCACGAAGGAGCTCCAAAAAAAGCAAGACTGATTCAG AAAAAAGTTTTCATAATGATTCCACCAATCAAAGTAAAGGACCAGACCCCTTACATCTAACACAATCATCCAATGGAACAGCAGTACCTAAGGCTCAGTGCCAATCAGAAACCTTTAAGCCTACAG CAGTCAGAAAGCAAGCTTTTCACAACCCCAACCGTTTCAGCAGAGAGCCAT TATATAGAGTCATCAGAAACCAGCCACCACCGGTGCTCTCCATCAACTTGGACCATAATCCATATAAATGCGGCGCTCCTGGCTGTGCAAAGTCTTTCCGCAAAGCAAAACTCCTGCACTATCATATGAAGTACTACCATGGAGATGATCGTCTGATGGAACTGGAGCAGACCAGGGCAATGGACAAACATGCTACACTTAATAATCAGGATAGCTCCAAGAAGAGGTGCATTACATCACATGAGTGTGCGCAGATGACTGTGAAGAGACGCCCTGTAGCGCCCCCTGTCGTCAGTGCGCATAATTACCAACGCTGGCCCTCACTGAAGGACAAGACTAGAGAGAATCAGCTGGACAGCAACATGCATTCCTTAAACAAGGAAAGAGAGAGGAGGTTTATGGAAATGG AAGGTGTGAAGGAACGTGACAGGACAAAAGAGAAACAGACTAGAGATTTCCTGCGAATTAAGTtcaaggaaaagaaaaaaatgagaaaaaccACATCAG ATGAGGATAGCATTTCTGATTGGTCCTCTGACAGCTGTGGATGGAGTGAAGATGAAATGGGTGCAGATTTAGATGTCATTGCTTCACCTCTCAGCTGTAGCTCTGTTGCTTCGACTACCGGAAGTCAGGAAACTGTCCGCTGTGTGTGTGAAGTTGAAGAGGAAAATGACTTCATGTTGCAG TGTGAAGAGTGTCTGTACTGGCAGCACGGAACCTGTATGGGCCTCCTGGAAGAGAATGTTCCAGAACGATACGCTTGCTTCATTTGCCGGGATTCTCCAG GGCAGATCCGAGGTCAGAGACAGAGTCTGCGATACTGGTATGACAGGGACTGGCTAAGCACCGGCCATATGTACGGCCTCTCTTTCCTGGAGAACTACTCTCATCAGAATGGCAAGAAGATCGCAGCCACTCATCAGCTGTTAGGGGACGTTCAGCATGTGGTAGAAGTCCTCAACGGCCTGCAGCTCAAAATCAGTGTGCTACA GAGCCAAAGTCATCCAGACCTCAAGTTGTGGCAGCAGCCGTGGAAGCTAACAGAGAAATCCAGAATGAAAAGCATGGCTCTTCCAGAGACAAAAACAGTTTCTGCATCAGCATCCTTAGAAGCCATTCATCATAAAGAGCCCTTTTCGTCATCCTTCCAGGACTACATTAGCAGTGAGCATTGCTACCAAAAGCCACAAACACTGTACCAAGTATTGGAGCCAAGGCTGGTGCTGAAGACACGGGTTGAGTCGGTGCTGGAAGACCGACTGCACAATGAGACAACGCTGAAGAATGAACAACACTATAATGGAGAGATCCAACCAGCACTACTAAAGACATCTAGTTCTCAGCTGTTCAACCACAGCATG GATGTAGGAGAGAAGTGTGAGGCGGGTGCTGATGGAGGCGGGGTTAAGGGCGGAGCTCAGCAGCAACAGTGGAGGATCAACCTGCTGGACCATATTGAGACTGTGCAAGAAGAGGTTACCCACAGAATGGACTTCATTGAAAGAGAGCTTGATG TGCTTGAAAACTGGCTGGACTGCACGGGTGAGTTGGAGCCTCCGGAGCCACTGGACCGTCTGCCTGAACTCAAGCACAGCATCAAACAGCTGCTGAATGAAATGGGAAAGGTGCAGCAGATCGCTCTGACTTGTGCCACATGA